In the genome of Massilia sp. PAMC28688, one region contains:
- a CDS encoding EAL domain-containing protein — translation MLRHRPRSPLAVAVALTLAGGLAATGLLSASVARLEADKLTLSFEQRADVRATAIQHGLDEAVEVLVMLNQFHAAVQPVTRAQFHHFTQPLLARYPFIQAFNYHRLVPHAERAEMEAQLAAVRPGTVITEMRGATRTPAPQRERYSVVDYLEPMVGNEAAFGLNVGQNRMLMDTLARAAERGAPAATGLLSLAQDTRPNTGYEVIMPVYRPGADLSSGAARQAAVVGDTAVIIRAAVLVDKILTASKLREGGIDLWVYAGAAADPARLVYATPGVTSAPRAQTTTRLASWLGTHARSRYERTVTVAGQSWHVVATSAVRPLLPERIGSLSCLIGGLLCTLLVSAFVHTLVRRSRRVQALVDERTADLKLSNARLLDDVGARARTEQALQHSEQRFRQLVSMSSDWYWEQDAELRFVNITGGIGEKGGVAPEHLIGRTRWETVEGMAESAWGRAHIATLMAREPFDNLEYATRDQYGELRWFCVNGQPVFDQIGTFVGYRGTGTDITARKLTEQRIQHVAQHDALTGLPNRSLLQDRLAQAVAYSAHTAHAVWVMLIDLDRFKFVNDSMGHRAGDVLLMTIAARLRSALRDSDTVARLSGDEFVVILAERDGETLSADIVQRLMDAVAQPVMLGTKEFFVTCSIGVSVFPTDGAGTDTLIEHADIAMYRAKKLGRNNFQFYTPAMNEEAMERVRIESALRSALERNEFVLHYQPQVDLTSGRIKGMEALIRWQHPELGVVAPSRFISVAEETGLIVPIGAWVMRTACAQTRRWQEAGLGTLRVAVNLSARQFGSSTLLADIGNVLDETGLDPACLDIELTESLFMTDVTSAVELLHGMKALGVKLSIDDFGTGYSSLSYLSRFPIDVLKIDRSFVADIARDASDAAIVASIIALAHNLKLSVIAEGVETAEQLDYLRRHGCDEMQGYHFSRPLAADDFEQLLRQRACLPAAAEARVPVSVAA, via the coding sequence ATGTTGCGTCACCGCCCGCGTTCCCCTCTTGCCGTTGCGGTGGCCCTGACCCTGGCCGGCGGGCTGGCGGCCACCGGCCTGCTGTCGGCATCGGTGGCGCGGCTGGAAGCGGACAAGCTCACGCTCAGCTTTGAGCAGCGTGCCGATGTGCGCGCCACAGCGATCCAGCACGGGCTCGATGAAGCGGTCGAGGTGCTGGTCATGCTCAACCAGTTCCATGCGGCCGTGCAACCGGTCACGCGTGCCCAGTTCCACCACTTTACCCAGCCCTTGCTGGCACGCTACCCCTTCATCCAGGCATTTAATTACCACCGCCTGGTGCCCCATGCCGAGCGCGCGGAGATGGAAGCGCAGCTCGCAGCCGTTCGTCCCGGCACCGTGATTACTGAAATGCGCGGTGCCACGCGCACCCCGGCCCCGCAGCGCGAACGCTACAGCGTGGTCGACTACCTGGAACCAATGGTTGGCAATGAAGCAGCCTTTGGCCTGAACGTGGGCCAGAACCGCATGCTCATGGATACCCTGGCGCGCGCAGCCGAACGGGGTGCCCCGGCCGCGACCGGGCTGCTCAGCCTGGCCCAGGATACGCGCCCCAATACCGGCTACGAAGTCATCATGCCGGTGTACCGGCCCGGGGCCGACCTGTCCAGTGGCGCCGCGCGCCAAGCTGCCGTGGTGGGCGACACGGCCGTCATCATCCGCGCCGCGGTACTGGTCGACAAGATCCTCACCGCCAGCAAACTGCGTGAGGGCGGGATCGACCTGTGGGTGTATGCGGGCGCGGCCGCCGACCCGGCGCGGCTGGTGTATGCCACGCCCGGCGTCACGTCGGCGCCAAGGGCGCAGACCACCACGCGCCTGGCCAGCTGGCTCGGCACGCACGCCCGTTCGCGCTATGAGCGTACCGTGACGGTGGCCGGCCAGAGCTGGCATGTCGTGGCCACCAGCGCGGTGCGCCCCTTGCTGCCGGAGCGCATCGGCTCGCTCTCCTGCCTGATAGGCGGGCTGCTGTGCACCTTGCTTGTCAGTGCCTTTGTGCACACCCTGGTGCGGCGCTCGCGCCGCGTGCAGGCACTGGTGGACGAACGCACGGCCGACCTCAAGCTGTCCAATGCCCGCCTGCTCGACGACGTCGGCGCCCGCGCCCGCACCGAGCAAGCCCTGCAGCACAGCGAGCAGCGCTTCCGCCAGCTCGTGTCCATGTCCTCCGACTGGTACTGGGAACAGGATGCCGAGCTACGCTTTGTCAACATCACCGGCGGCATCGGTGAAAAAGGGGGCGTGGCGCCTGAACACCTGATTGGCCGCACGCGCTGGGAAACCGTGGAAGGCATGGCCGAGAGCGCATGGGGCCGCGCCCACATCGCCACCCTCATGGCACGCGAGCCGTTCGACAACCTGGAATACGCAACGCGCGACCAGTATGGCGAGCTGCGCTGGTTCTGTGTCAATGGCCAGCCGGTGTTCGACCAGATCGGCACCTTTGTCGGCTACCGCGGCACCGGCACCGACATTACCGCGCGCAAGCTGACCGAACAGCGCATCCAGCATGTGGCCCAGCACGACGCCCTGACCGGCCTGCCCAACCGCAGCCTGCTGCAGGACCGGCTGGCACAGGCGGTGGCGTATTCCGCGCACACGGCGCACGCGGTCTGGGTCATGCTGATCGACCTCGACCGCTTCAAGTTCGTCAATGACAGCATGGGCCACCGGGCCGGCGACGTGCTCCTGATGACGATTGCCGCGCGCCTGCGCTCGGCCCTGCGCGACAGCGACACGGTGGCGCGCCTGTCGGGTGACGAATTTGTCGTCATCCTGGCCGAGCGCGACGGTGAAACACTCAGCGCCGACATCGTGCAGCGCCTGATGGACGCGGTCGCCCAGCCGGTCATGCTGGGCACCAAGGAATTCTTTGTCACCTGCAGCATCGGGGTGTCGGTGTTCCCCACCGACGGGGCCGGCACCGATACCCTGATCGAGCATGCCGACATTGCCATGTACCGTGCCAAGAAGCTCGGGCGCAACAACTTCCAGTTCTACACCCCGGCCATGAACGAGGAAGCGATGGAACGGGTGCGCATTGAAAGCGCCCTGCGCAGCGCGCTCGAACGCAATGAATTCGTGTTGCATTACCAGCCCCAGGTGGACCTGACGAGCGGGCGCATCAAGGGCATGGAAGCGCTGATCCGCTGGCAGCATCCGGAACTGGGCGTGGTGGCGCCGTCGCGCTTTATCTCGGTGGCCGAGGAAACCGGTCTCATCGTCCCTATCGGCGCCTGGGTCATGCGCACTGCCTGCGCGCAGACCCGGCGCTGGCAAGAGGCCGGCCTTGGCACGCTGCGCGTGGCCGTGAACCTGTCGGCGCGCCAGTTCGGTTCGAGCACCCTGTTGGCTGATATCGGCAATGTGCTTGACGAAACCGGACTGGACCCCGCCTGCCTGGACATCGAGCTGACCGAAAGCCTGTTCATGACCGACGTGACCTCGGCCGTGGAGCTGCTCCATGGCATGAAGGCGCTGGGCGTGAAGCTGTCGATCGACGACTTCGGCACCGGCTATTCGAGCCTGTCGTACCTGTCGCGCTTTCCGATCGACGTGCTCAAGATCGACCGCAGTTTTGTGGCCGACATTGCGCGCGATGCCAGCGACGCGGCCATTGTGGCGTCCATCATTGCCCTGGCCCACAACCTGAAGCTGTCGGTCATTGCGGAAGGCGTGGAGACGGCGGAACAGCTTGACTACCTGCGCCGCCACGGCTGCGATGAAATGCAGGGCTACCACTTCAGCCGGCCCCTGGCAGCCGATGATTTTGAACAGCTGCTGCGCCAGCGCGCCTGCCTGCCGGCCGCGGCCGAGGCGCGTGTGCCGGTCAGCGTGGCAGCCTGA
- a CDS encoding S9 family peptidase gives MIPRLHLLLCSMLVSGCGAGTAAPPSPASAGAPAPMTLNDYLALTGPAPTATFAYGSAPSQYAQLFRPSGPGPFPVVVLVHGGCWTVQFGGITQMHNVAGALAARGIAVWNVEYRRVDEPGGGYPGTYQDMNAALDKLAAEAPAHQLDTTRILAMGHSAGGQLVQWLAGRSKIAPTSPLFHPNPLPVPAIISLGGLADLRHEKELIKSSCGRDMVQLAGSPSAQRPDIYADTNAADLMPNGSQTVLITGELDTVSPPRVAYAYAARAQAAGDQARVVILPGASHYDEIAATSPSWKLILPVIEQALRLSR, from the coding sequence ATGATTCCCAGGCTGCACTTGTTGCTTTGCTCAATGCTGGTGTCCGGTTGTGGCGCCGGCACTGCGGCCCCGCCCTCGCCGGCCAGTGCCGGCGCGCCGGCACCGATGACCCTGAATGACTACCTGGCTTTGACCGGACCCGCGCCCACGGCCACCTTCGCCTATGGCAGTGCGCCTTCCCAGTACGCACAGCTGTTCCGCCCGTCCGGGCCCGGCCCGTTCCCGGTGGTGGTGCTGGTGCATGGCGGCTGCTGGACCGTGCAGTTCGGCGGCATCACGCAAATGCACAACGTGGCCGGCGCCCTGGCCGCGCGCGGCATCGCCGTGTGGAATGTGGAATACCGGCGCGTCGACGAGCCCGGCGGCGGCTATCCCGGCACCTACCAGGACATGAACGCGGCCCTCGACAAGCTGGCCGCCGAGGCGCCCGCCCACCAGCTCGATACCACGCGCATCCTGGCCATGGGCCACTCGGCCGGGGGGCAGCTGGTGCAGTGGCTGGCCGGACGCAGCAAGATCGCGCCCACCAGTCCCCTGTTCCACCCCAACCCGCTGCCGGTGCCTGCCATCATCAGCCTGGGCGGCCTGGCAGACTTGCGCCATGAAAAGGAGCTGATCAAATCCAGCTGCGGGCGCGACATGGTGCAGCTGGCCGGCAGCCCCAGCGCCCAGCGGCCTGACATCTATGCCGACACCAATGCAGCAGACTTGATGCCCAATGGTAGCCAGACGGTTCTCATTACCGGCGAACTTGACACGGTGTCGCCGCCCCGCGTGGCCTATGCCTATGCAGCCCGGGCCCAGGCCGCGGGCGACCAGGCCAGGGTCGTCATCCTCCCCGGCGCCAGCCACTACGATGAGATCGCGGCCACCTCGCCATCATGGAAATTGATTCTTCCTGTAATTGAACAGGCATTACGCCTGTCCAGATAG
- a CDS encoding methyl-accepting chemotaxis protein, with product MFKNMTVKARLLTGFLIVALLGALVAGIGIINMAKMNAQAERAYRDDLLGISASKEANINLIYIARAMRNVMLAPTAQERQKFSDVAERARKTMHEQLEVARPLFRTAAAKTLLAEIDKGLADYEVSRTELLKMTADETPEGRAAAVAYALGPLTTSANYVDERLTALGKNKEQAAQAAAAEAAAVYDQSRTLMLALVTLSLAAGVGLGLWITNSLTRQLGGEPAYATAVAGTIAAGDLATPVELRHGDQRSLLFAMESMRRALVNIVGQVRMGTDTIATASNQIAVGNLDLSSRTEEQASSLEETASSMEELTSTVKQNADNARQANALAVSASEVAVRGGAVVSEVVDTMASINESSRKIVDIIGVIDGIAFQTNILALNAAVEAARAGEQGRGFAVVASEVRNLAQRSAAAAKEIKTLINDSVDKVGAGGKLVDQAGVTMAEIVQSITRVTDIMAEIASASQEQTMGIEQVNSAIAQMDEVTQQNAALVEEAAAAAGSLQEQAATLAEVVSIFQLGSASAGAAPAPRQPAAAQSTATAAAAPARVAARPAARLAPVRKDAAPRRVANGASEDWEEF from the coding sequence ATGTTCAAGAATATGACCGTCAAGGCCCGGTTGCTGACCGGCTTTTTGATCGTGGCTCTGCTCGGTGCCCTGGTTGCCGGTATCGGCATCATCAATATGGCCAAGATGAATGCGCAGGCCGAGCGCGCCTATCGCGACGACCTGCTGGGCATATCGGCTTCCAAGGAAGCCAACATTAACTTGATCTACATTGCCCGCGCCATGCGGAACGTGATGCTGGCCCCCACGGCCCAGGAACGCCAGAAATTCAGCGATGTCGCCGAGCGCGCCCGCAAGACCATGCACGAGCAGCTCGAAGTGGCCCGCCCGCTGTTTCGCACCGCGGCCGCCAAGACGCTCCTGGCCGAAATTGACAAGGGCCTGGCCGACTATGAAGTCAGCCGCACTGAACTGCTCAAGATGACGGCCGACGAAACCCCGGAAGGACGTGCAGCCGCCGTAGCGTACGCCCTGGGACCGCTGACCACCAGCGCCAATTATGTGGACGAGCGGCTCACTGCGCTCGGCAAGAACAAGGAACAGGCAGCGCAGGCGGCAGCAGCCGAGGCGGCAGCGGTGTACGACCAGAGCCGCACCCTGATGCTGGCCCTGGTTACCCTCAGCCTGGCAGCGGGCGTGGGACTGGGCCTGTGGATCACCAACTCGCTCACGCGCCAGCTCGGCGGCGAGCCTGCGTACGCCACCGCGGTGGCCGGCACCATTGCCGCCGGCGACCTGGCCACGCCGGTCGAACTGCGCCATGGCGACCAGCGCAGCCTGCTCTTTGCCATGGAATCGATGCGCCGCGCGCTGGTCAATATCGTCGGCCAGGTGCGCATGGGAACCGACACCATCGCCACGGCATCGAACCAGATTGCGGTAGGTAACCTGGACCTGTCGTCGCGCACCGAAGAACAGGCCAGCTCGCTGGAAGAAACAGCCTCGTCGATGGAAGAGCTGACCAGCACCGTCAAGCAAAACGCCGACAATGCGCGCCAGGCCAATGCGCTGGCCGTGTCGGCGTCGGAAGTGGCAGTGCGTGGCGGCGCCGTGGTGTCCGAAGTGGTCGATACCATGGCGTCGATCAATGAATCGTCGCGCAAGATCGTCGACATCATCGGTGTCATTGACGGCATCGCGTTCCAGACCAATATCCTGGCACTGAATGCGGCAGTGGAGGCGGCGCGCGCCGGTGAACAGGGCCGCGGCTTTGCGGTCGTCGCGTCCGAGGTGCGCAACCTGGCCCAGCGTTCGGCGGCGGCAGCCAAGGAAATCAAGACCCTGATCAATGATTCGGTGGACAAGGTGGGCGCCGGCGGCAAGCTGGTGGACCAGGCTGGCGTAACGATGGCGGAAATCGTGCAGTCGATCACGCGGGTGACCGACATCATGGCCGAGATTGCCTCTGCCAGCCAGGAACAGACCATGGGCATCGAGCAGGTCAATTCGGCCATCGCGCAGATGGATGAAGTGACCCAGCAAAATGCGGCGCTGGTCGAAGAAGCGGCAGCTGCCGCCGGCTCGCTGCAGGAGCAGGCGGCCACCCTGGCCGAGGTAGTGAGCATATTCCAGCTCGGCTCGGCAAGCGCGGGCGCAGCCCCGGCGCCACGCCAGCCGGCGGCGGCGCAGTCCACGGCCACGGCAGCGGCGGCGCCGGCGCGCGTGGCAGCCCGCCCTGCTGCCCGTCTGGCACCGGTCAGGAAGGATGCCGCCCCGCGCCGCGTCGCCAATGGCGCTTCGGAAGACTGGGAAGAATTCTGA
- a CDS encoding 2Fe-2S iron-sulfur cluster-binding protein encodes MSSFEVRVLPAGWTFTAACGESLLASAERAGIVLPSSCRNGSCRTCLARVCAGTARHEVPWPGLSREEKEAGWILPCVAVPLEALELEAPAARRLP; translated from the coding sequence ATGAGTTCCTTTGAAGTCCGTGTTCTACCCGCTGGCTGGACCTTCACGGCCGCCTGCGGCGAAAGCCTGCTGGCCAGCGCCGAGCGGGCCGGCATTGTGTTGCCCAGTTCCTGCCGCAATGGCAGTTGCCGTACCTGTCTGGCAAGGGTGTGCGCGGGAACGGCACGCCATGAGGTGCCGTGGCCGGGATTGAGCAGGGAAGAGAAAGAAGCGGGCTGGATCCTGCCGTGCGTGGCAGTGCCGCTGGAAGCACTGGAACTGGAGGCGCCGGCCGCGCGGCGCCTGCCCTGA
- a CDS encoding L,D-transpeptidase yields MKHLTFCMIAAGLASAALAPAAALAGKTITLQPAQAAAGTPAAAPASAPAAANSAAAADAKASAGASAGSAANALTPEAVNAATLPATADAKASTAAVVRVQVLLDRAHFSPGEIDGAMGSNVKRAITGFQRKHGLKETGMLDAETFAKLTADKTPALTTYTIAQADVAGPFTSIPEDMAEKAKLEALGYTSALEALGEKFHASPKLLQRLNPGKDLTRAGEQIVVPNVEGSEPLPKAGKIVIDKTDRTLTLLDTAGKVIAQYPSSSGTENDPLPIGTWKVNGISKNPVFHYNPKLFWDAEPGDKKAKIPPGPNNPVGVAWIDLSKPHYGIHGTPVPASIGKTQSHGCIRLTNWDVTAVTTSVSAGTEVVMQE; encoded by the coding sequence ATGAAACACCTGACATTTTGCATGATTGCCGCCGGCCTGGCGAGCGCGGCCCTGGCTCCCGCCGCGGCGCTGGCTGGCAAGACCATCACCTTGCAGCCGGCCCAGGCTGCTGCCGGTACACCTGCGGCTGCACCAGCCTCCGCCCCTGCTGCTGCCAACAGCGCCGCTGCGGCCGACGCAAAAGCCAGCGCCGGCGCGTCCGCCGGCAGCGCTGCCAACGCCCTGACGCCGGAAGCGGTCAACGCCGCCACCCTGCCCGCCACAGCTGACGCCAAGGCCAGTACCGCCGCCGTGGTGCGGGTCCAGGTGCTGCTGGACCGCGCCCACTTTTCGCCCGGCGAAATCGACGGCGCCATGGGTTCGAACGTCAAGCGCGCCATCACGGGCTTTCAGCGCAAGCACGGCCTCAAGGAAACCGGCATGCTCGACGCCGAGACCTTTGCCAAGCTGACGGCCGACAAGACCCCGGCCCTGACCACCTACACCATTGCCCAGGCCGATGTGGCCGGTCCGTTCACGTCCATTCCCGAAGACATGGCCGAGAAAGCCAAGCTGGAAGCGCTCGGCTACACCAGCGCCCTGGAAGCGCTGGGCGAGAAGTTCCACGCCAGCCCCAAGCTGCTGCAGCGTCTCAATCCCGGCAAGGATCTGACGCGCGCCGGGGAACAGATCGTGGTGCCCAATGTCGAAGGCAGCGAGCCTTTGCCCAAGGCCGGCAAGATCGTGATCGACAAGACCGATCGCACGCTGACCCTGCTCGATACGGCCGGCAAGGTCATTGCCCAGTATCCATCGTCGTCCGGTACCGAGAACGATCCCCTGCCCATCGGCACCTGGAAAGTGAACGGCATTTCCAAAAATCCCGTGTTCCACTACAACCCGAAATTGTTCTGGGATGCCGAACCGGGCGACAAGAAAGCCAAGATTCCGCCCGGCCCCAACAACCCGGTGGGCGTGGCCTGGATTGACCTGTCCAAGCCCCACTACGGCATCCACGGCACCCCGGTACCTGCATCGATCGGCAAGACCCAGTCGCACGGCTGCATCCGCCTGACCAACTGGGACGTCACGGCCGTGACCACTTCCGTCAGCGCCGGCACCGAAGTGGTCATGCAGGAATAA
- a CDS encoding M23 family metallopeptidase, giving the protein MKWILTFVGGVLLGALAMFIYLTQIGGSAPPAVVATAPAVTAPAPAGQVVPPGALPPAPVVSTDLSEADLPLRPAQGAPAADGAAPDATASGAAGMAKLMIPVEGMKLAQLSDNFDQPRGSDRHHEALDIMAPKGTRVLAVADGKIVKLFNSKPGGLTIYQFDPTEKLAYYYAHLDKYADGIKEGQEVKRGELIGYVGVTGNSDPNAPHLHFAVIELTPEKQWWKGTPINPYPLMAD; this is encoded by the coding sequence ATGAAATGGATTCTGACGTTTGTGGGAGGCGTGCTGCTGGGCGCCCTTGCCATGTTCATCTACCTCACCCAGATCGGCGGCAGCGCGCCGCCGGCGGTGGTGGCCACGGCGCCGGCGGTGACGGCGCCGGCCCCGGCCGGCCAGGTCGTCCCGCCCGGCGCCCTGCCGCCGGCACCAGTGGTCTCCACTGACCTGAGCGAAGCGGACTTGCCGCTGCGCCCGGCGCAAGGCGCACCAGCGGCCGACGGGGCCGCGCCCGATGCCACCGCCTCCGGCGCGGCCGGCATGGCCAAACTGATGATTCCGGTTGAAGGCATGAAGCTGGCCCAGCTGAGCGACAACTTCGACCAGCCACGCGGCAGCGATCGCCATCACGAAGCGCTCGACATCATGGCGCCCAAGGGAACCCGGGTGCTCGCCGTTGCCGATGGCAAGATCGTCAAACTGTTCAACAGCAAGCCGGGCGGGCTGACCATTTACCAGTTCGACCCGACGGAAAAGCTGGCCTACTACTATGCCCACCTCGACAAGTACGCGGACGGGATCAAGGAAGGGCAGGAGGTCAAGCGGGGCGAGCTCATCGGCTACGTGGGCGTGACCGGCAACTCCGATCCGAATGCGCCCCACCTGCATTTCGCCGTCATTGAACTGACGCCCGAAAAGCAGTGGTGGAAAGGCACGCCGATCAATCCGTATCCGCTCATGGCCGACTGA
- a CDS encoding M4 family metallopeptidase — translation MTLRMTSLAAILGALPHFACAAPLMTGPVTPSRDTVAAVMAELSARRSLHGLDADHQFALAGTHPGAAGTQVVRVAHTYKGVRIFGSESVVVATDSGKIVSESVGDRRQGLGSPGATVTRKPPFGVTPAVPARQAIATAIGSVGVAGIAVVPPRAELVVFPTMRTERVAAAVNKRDEELNALDVHDVVEGHDLAYHVRTRMRVGLQPVFHDTIVSAVDGRILEQWSMLQTAIGSGKSQYNGVVPLSTTPDGKNFRMVDPLRGSGGKFGGMAITNANNGAEAGEVFVHSANQWGDGLQYKPGGSTTDANGQTAAVNAMWGLMNTYDMMKNVLNWHALDGRNTSTYIAAHVNVDYDNAYYSDTCKCMFIGDGKAFNSLGAIDVVGHEMGHGVTAATSDLLYFAESGGLNESSSDIAGEMVEAYARGGGRGGKIPGQGNDWVLGKEISKNGTPLRYMYKPSKDGSSPDAWSTALKRLDVHYSSGPNNRMFYFLAQGSQADKQSDHFSKYLVKQPQAMSGIGADKAYRIWFKAATTKFTATTNYKDARAKMIESAQELYGEGSREATAVQRAYAAINVGADVDE, via the coding sequence ATGACCTTACGCATGACTTCGCTGGCTGCCATTCTTGGCGCCTTGCCCCACTTCGCCTGCGCCGCGCCCCTGATGACCGGACCGGTCACGCCCTCGCGCGACACGGTCGCTGCCGTGATGGCCGAACTGAGCGCGCGGCGCAGTCTCCATGGGCTCGATGCCGACCACCAGTTCGCGCTGGCCGGCACCCACCCGGGCGCCGCCGGCACCCAGGTGGTGCGCGTCGCCCACACCTACAAGGGGGTGCGCATCTTCGGTTCTGAGTCGGTGGTGGTGGCCACCGACAGCGGCAAGATCGTGAGCGAATCCGTGGGCGACCGGCGCCAGGGCCTGGGCAGCCCCGGGGCCACCGTAACGCGCAAGCCGCCCTTTGGCGTGACGCCGGCGGTGCCGGCCAGGCAGGCAATTGCCACGGCCATCGGCTCGGTCGGGGTGGCCGGGATTGCGGTGGTGCCCCCGCGCGCCGAGCTGGTGGTGTTTCCCACCATGCGCACCGAGCGCGTGGCCGCGGCCGTGAACAAGCGCGATGAAGAATTGAACGCACTGGACGTCCATGACGTGGTCGAGGGCCACGATCTGGCTTATCACGTGCGCACCCGCATGCGCGTGGGACTGCAGCCGGTGTTTCATGACACCATCGTCAGTGCCGTGGATGGGCGCATCCTGGAACAGTGGAGCATGCTGCAGACGGCCATCGGCAGCGGCAAGAGCCAGTACAACGGCGTGGTCCCGCTGTCGACCACGCCGGACGGCAAGAACTTCCGCATGGTCGATCCCCTGCGCGGCAGCGGCGGCAAGTTTGGCGGCATGGCCATCACCAATGCCAACAATGGTGCGGAAGCGGGCGAAGTGTTCGTGCACAGCGCCAACCAGTGGGGCGACGGCCTGCAATACAAACCGGGCGGCAGCACCACCGACGCCAATGGCCAGACAGCCGCCGTCAATGCCATGTGGGGCCTGATGAATACCTACGACATGATGAAAAACGTGCTCAACTGGCACGCACTGGACGGCAGGAACACGTCCACCTACATCGCCGCCCATGTCAATGTGGACTATGACAATGCCTATTACAGCGATACCTGCAAATGCATGTTCATCGGCGACGGCAAGGCCTTCAACAGTCTCGGTGCCATCGATGTGGTGGGCCATGAAATGGGCCATGGTGTCACTGCCGCCACCTCCGACCTGCTGTACTTTGCCGAGTCGGGAGGGCTGAACGAGTCGAGTTCCGACATCGCCGGCGAGATGGTGGAAGCGTATGCGCGTGGGGGCGGGCGCGGTGGCAAGATCCCCGGCCAGGGCAATGACTGGGTGCTGGGCAAGGAAATCAGCAAGAACGGCACGCCGCTGCGCTATATGTACAAGCCGAGCAAGGATGGCAGCAGCCCGGATGCCTGGAGCACCGCCCTCAAGCGCCTGGACGTGCACTACAGCAGCGGGCCGAACAACCGCATGTTCTATTTCCTGGCACAGGGCTCACAGGCCGACAAGCAGTCCGACCACTTCAGCAAGTACCTGGTAAAGCAACCCCAGGCGATGAGCGGCATTGGTGCCGACAAGGCTTACCGCATCTGGTTCAAGGCCGCCACCACCAAGTTTACGGCCACCACCAACTACAAGGATGCGCGCGCCAAAATGATCGAGTCGGCGCAGGAACTGTATGGCGAGGGCAGCCGCGAAGCCACGGCCGTGCAGCGCGCCTACGCCGCCATCAATGTGGGCGCCGACGTGGACGAGTAG